Below is a genomic region from Medicago truncatula cultivar Jemalong A17 chromosome 3, MtrunA17r5.0-ANR, whole genome shotgun sequence.
CTTCTTGAGAGTAAATACAACCAAAAAGCAATTAATCAGTACCTAATATATGTGAATATTCACGAAATTGAACTCACGCTTTTTTATCAACATAGAAACAATGCCTTGGTAAGGAAATAGAGGTTGTGTTAGACATGTGCAAGTACAAAAactattttagaaaatattaaaccAGGCATTATTATGGATCTAGATTTCCACCATTACAAGCATTAATTGATCTCAGCTGTTGATTTGAAATGGATCTGCTCAAATTACACCTTCACCAAATCATCTTTACTTAATTTAGATGATACAAAAAAATAAGAGTAATGCTAAATAGCGTTCTGAAACACTAGTGTCTTTGAAACActatttaagaagaaaaaaaaaaagtaagttttacattgtaaacaactttttttacacttttaagTACTCCTTGATTACAcaaatttcaagaaatttttACCATTGTTTTTGTAAGTACAGTCCCAGAATTATTAGTTAGCATTTTCCAAAAATCAATTACTTCATCACACATCTGAAGTAGacataattaattttgaaaatttgtataCTCTCGGCAGAATCGATTTTaacttgaaattaaaatttgcaactTTTATCTTCTACAGTTAAATTTTagctttgaatttattatttaatttaattttacatgaatgtatccaTATATAAATCGCTTTAAACCAAACTAATATTTAACCATAAACAATTTTACAACATCAATTCGTTGCAAATCAATTTTGTCAAATGCATAACAGAAAAACACACCTAATGTTTTGAAGTCAAATCCCATTATTACAAAAGATATAGTAGAATACTATGGAGTAAATGCACTCTGTCACATATCAACTAACCCTATACTCTTCCCACCTGCTAATATTTACTTCACTCTCCATATTCACCATTTTATATTCTCCACTAACACCTCACTCCACAGCACTACAAAACCTCTTCACTCACTTCTCTTATTCCATCTCACTTTCTTCTTACCAGCAAGAAATCATGGGGAAGAAAATAACCTATGTTTCCTTTTCAATGTTCACAGTGCTTGTTGCACTTCTTTCTCAATACCTTGTGATTCCTGTGATCTCCACCACTGTTGAAGATCCACATTCAGTTTTCTCTGATTCTCTATGTAATAAAACCCTAACTTTACTATTCAAAATTTTTCCAATATTTATACTACCATGTAGTTATATCTAGTAACCTAGCTATACtctcactactaaaaaaacaaaaattagtgagggaaatttggtgagggaaaacatgaaatccctctctaattccgtcactaaattttgcgaccaaggaatttgtgaggaattttatgTTTTCCGTCACAAATTTCGCtccctaattttgcttttcctaGTAGTggatctatctaaaattattagtAACATTTTTATCATGTAACATTGTTTAATATGTTAGTAAAAGTTCTATGAAAAATCTTTAATATTTTCCTTGTGTTTAACATAATGCAGGTCCACACAGGAGTACTTCTCCATCTCATGGAAGTTCATCACCACCTTCACATGGAagttcatcaccaccatcacaTGGTGGAGGGTATTATACACCAACACCACCTTCTACTGGATGTGGATATTCACCACCACATGATCCTTCTACATCAACACCATCACATAATCAAACACCTTCAACACCATCAAACCCTCCATCAAGTGGTGGATACTATAACTCACCACCATCAACTCCAACTGATCCACCAGTCACTTTGACACCACCATCTCCATCCACACCAATAGATCCTGGCACTCCTACTGTCCCTACACCACCTTTCCTTCCTTCCCCATCTCCATTCCCTGGAACTTGCAAGTAAGTTGCTTTCAAAACACAACACATTGTtaaggtttttatttttgttgacaaaagcACATTGACTATGTTATTATTATCTACTTTATAATGTCTGTTTCAAATAAGATGAGAGATATGGTTATGCTATAAAAAGAAAGCCACATTAAATTTTAGTTTAGCTAGTGGACCAGTGATGTGtctttttctctataaaaaGGAACTTTATTCATTTGAAACATCAAAGTCTTATtatataacttaaaaataaattataaactgtattataataaattaattatagtaTATATTAAGCAAAATATACAGTATAGTTAATGTGCTATTTTTGGTATATATATTAATGAAACACCCTTTTGTGTATATGCATCTAACTCTGATTTTCCATCTCCTTAGAAAGATAAGTAGTATTATTTTTGCtgttcataatatttttgaaCTTGCCAGATCAACACTTTTGATAAGGAGTGTATATTTGGAAACAATGTATTTAATGTAATTTAAGAGAGTTTATATGTATctaattctgattctgatttttcatctcttgttttaatatatatttttgccattaaaaaaaatagtataattattattttaggcTGAAATATCCTTTTTTGTATATGTATctaattctgattctgattctgattttccATCTcttgttttaatatatattttttccataaaaaaataagtataagtattattttaaattttttattatatatttgaaCTTCAAGGATTATTAGTTTTAATAAGgagtatattttaaaattttatagggactaataatataagaaattttttagagggactaaaacgaaaagttgacatatttatagagactaaaaacatatttaacccttaatttttCTGTGATTTTCAGCTACTGGAGGACTCATCCAGGAATAATATGGGGAATTCTAGGTTGGTGGGGAAATATGGGAAATGCATTTGGTGTGACTAATATTCCAGGGTTTAGTCCTGGTTTAACCTTACCACAAGCACTTTCCAACACAAGAACTGATGGTTTAGGAGCACTCTACAGAGAAGGAACTGCTTCATTTCTTAACTCCTTGGTGAACAACAAGTTCCCTTACACAACTGACCAAGTTAAGGACAGGTTTGCATCATCACTTCACTCCAACAAGGCTGCTGCAACACAAGCTCACCTTTTCAAGATGGCAAATGAAGGAAAAATGAAGCCTAGACCATGAAATTGATCATAGTCATCATGATCCTAATTAAttagtttgtttgattttggtgtGTCAATTTATTAAGAACATTATATTAAGGTTTTTGTTAGTTTGTGGTATTTTAATTAAGACTCTTATATGAGTTGATTTATTATGTTAAGTATGATGTTTCTttacaatttaattaatgaaaGCTTTATGGTTTTATTAGTTTGGATTTAAAGTTCATTTATAGTTATGATTTATGGTTGTTGTCCTTGGTTTGAAAGATTCATGAGTAAATTTAAATCCTTGTCAtgtcaatttgttttttcttgacAAAGTAGTATGAAGTAGTTCAAAAGTGGCCAATAAGCTTACTCCTACAAAAATTGCACAACTCAATTGGTATAGGAATAGATAGGCGATTCTTGCAGAAAAAGAAGGGTTGCTACATTAATGGTGTCTAGTTGAATATTTTAATGTTCAAAGTTGTCATGTTCTGATTCCTAGTTGAAACACACGGTAAATTTATGCTCATATAGTTTGATCAAGTTTGGGAAATGCTGGTGTGCACGACATAAACAGTCGTGTAAATCACACGAGTTATGACATGGCAACAaattaatgtttgatttttttaacttaaaaaaaaaaaaatatattgtttgactttttaactttaagaaaaaaaaaaaaaaaaacagggttCTCTTTTTCAGAACCGCACTGTGCTCAACGTTCCCAATCCAAACTTTAACCCACCAAATACTGTGTTTATTGTCTCGGATCGCAGCAGATGAAATcaagaaaaagggttataattTTTCTCAATCCATAAGGATAAACACGAAACATGTACAACTtctatagagaaaaaaaatcttatattaaaatataatttatttaagggCAAAAGATAACATGAAAACCGAAAACGAAAAGACCAcctaagatatatatatatatagatatatatatatatatatatgggataggatcaaatgacaccatggtgtcaaaattagtttgacaccaaattttatccattcatttcatttaatccaaaggcttaaaactatcaccaaattaattaacatacatcaaatactctctatcacctaattaagaaacatatctatcatcattaattcataatcaaacaataccttcttgtttttggtagattcaaaccctttttattttcccctaatttttttcttttggccatatgcacaaactcaaactttataatttttataaaatcatgataaatcttAATTCAGTTAAACTGAGACACAAtgagtcctctaaaaaaaattaaacctatgagtgacaaaataatctaattagcatgaacaatttcaagaatcatttgtcgagcttgttggttttttttaatacaatttaattaattaataaaaaaatatgagcatatgagataaagacaaagaaatatcattgatggtgatgatgactcAAACAACCATAGGTATATGAGTTcaaccattcattttataaaaaagtttagaaaaaaagtttgagtatgattatagaaatctgggaaaatttataaatttggggaaataaaaaagaggaacaaataaatttggggaaataaaaatggaatgtttgattataaattaatgatgatagatatgtttcttaattaggtgatagagagtatttggtgtatattaattaatttggtgatagttttaaacctttggattaaatgaaatgaatggatgagatttggtgtcaaactaattttgacaccatgatgtcatttgatcctaaccctatatatatatatagtgcatagatagttgaaaaaaaatctagaaattaAAGTTTAGTATTTACCTTCTCCACTGAAGTCTCGATATTTGAATTTGGATTGGTTGCAATGGATATGAGCTCTGCTTATTGCAAAACAAAGAGAACTTTATTGGTTAGGTTGAAAATTGTTTAACATTtagtgtgtgagagagagagacatGATTAAGTTAATGCATGAAAAATATTGATCTGATTCATCATCAACTTGATTGACTAGTTCATTTCAGTGTTCTTTCGCCCTTAGGAGACTTCATCCACTATAGTCCATGACTAAAGTAGTCAAGGTTTCCACCCCAATATTTCAtagaattaatattttataatctcATTACTCTAATCACTTACCCGATGATCTAATTGTTGTCGTGggtaataaaatcaaaaattagATTTTCAAAAATGTAGTATAAGGTTGTTAAACCTTGGTGTTCTCACAAGGACCTGTCAATTATCAATAACCAAGAATAAgaacaataataaaattatagatTGGGGGTTTTGTTTGTTTCACGGAATAGTTTGCTATTCATGAAATTAACAAGTTGGCAAAAACAACCAGTTTGCTGGTTTGTCAGATTTTGTTTGGGTTTATAATTGGTATTAGGGTTATTCGTTCTATATTTcaattatcttatttaattaTGAAACTAATTGATTAAGAACCAATTAATTTCATTAGGATCTCTATTGAAATCAGGAACATTCTTCACAAAAATCTTGAATTtgatttactttgattttgGAAGAAGCATCACAACAAAACCATAGTTAATCTAAATTGCAAATCCAATCAATCATGTTACAAAATATTACACAAACCCCTAAAGAAATTACAAACCatgatgatatttatttgaatatttatttatatcatatgtttaagtaaataaatttgattaacCTAAGCTGAACTGAACATTACAAATCTATATAGTCGAAACAAGCgttcaaaataaatcaaagaaacgaaattgtaatcaaaatattgaaaatcaaaaggaaaatatattaaatcataaaaatgaaattgacaTTAGAAATTCAAACCTCAAATATAAAATAGGATCCTTAATTGGCGAATAGATCTACAGAATTGAACTTGTATGGAGTTTGATTTGCCAAAAACTAAATGTGAAAACGACTGAATGAATAGATGGTTGtctccaacaaaacaaaaccttaTATATACTCCTGAAATACTAAAACCTAATCCCATTATGGTCTGGACATTTTGAACCCGATTTGGGCTTAAGTAATTAGCCTAATTAGACAATATTAAGTGGaacaaaattcttcaaaaaaaaaaaattgtggccCAAAATTGCAATCGACTTCAATGCTATAGAGATGCAAATTTTTACCATCAGATTCTTGAACTGTGtaggaacaaaatatgtttgaCATTGCCAcattatgttttgatgataacaaggtaatAAAAGTTCAATTggacatgctaatatttgttcaaatgtGCAGGAGAATAGACTAAATTTTATAAGTCTTAAAACAAAGTAttggttctggaagaacaaatgagagcaatgTAATTTACAAAGGAAGCTTGTGTTGCAAGTCTGAGTATGAAGACCATCAGAGTCTGAAGTTCATCAGAAACTGAATGCTAGAGTCTGAAGTCACCTAGAGTCTGAAGTCAAGAACCTGGAGTTAGATATATTGGTTATTTGAAGACATAAGTTTGCAGAAGGAATAGAAGCCTGAAGCAATGAATATTTCAGAGGAAATAGAAGGCATTGGATACTTATGCACTAAAGAGCGCAGGAAAAGGACAATATTacatttgtacaaccactactccaCTCTCTTGTTTGCATATAGTATTGCTACAGCAGTGTCGACGCTTGTTAATTCTCCAAACAAGGAATGGATTTCAAATTATTTCCTCCTAGgacattaaccaaatcaagcaacagGTCATTGGTGATGATCAAGCTTCAACAACGACTCTTTTGATGTGCTAGCACTTCTACAACATTCTCTCATACCTCTATacaaaggaatgaagacttgaagatttgtaGAGACTCAATAACAATTTACTTTACTcaaaactctgttgaaattgttgCACAtcagttcacttagaatttcttataaactttcatatcttagaaattctagagtcttaagagtctgtatctttAAATTGTGAACACCATTGATTGTATATTAATTGTTCAAACCAAACATCTTTCTCTgtagttttgtttgtttagaagtctcttgcttttgtgcttcagcatttgtaatcagattCTGGTTTTAGTGGTCTCttcttggaagtgcaagggggacaggtcTACTTCCgaattgtggaaggaacctgtataatttcttgcgtctttctcttctctctatctATCTTTACTTTATCCGCTGCATTAGACTCTAAACTTTGTTCCAGAATCTGAACTCTATCAGACTCTGGACTTTGGActcagtttaaaaaaaatagctaacacaattcaacccctttcttgtatttttctcaCATTCAATTGGTACCAGAGCTTTGGTTCTGTTGTTATAGCACTTAACAGTGTAACAGTCAAGATCTGAGAAAAACATATCATATTATTATGGTACTGATGTTAAGTCATCTGGTTCAAGCAATCCTCCAATGTTCAATGGAGATCTTGATACTTTctcttggtggaaaaccaaaaTGTATAGCTACATTATGGGTTTAGATGAAGAACTATGGAATTTCCTTGAAGCTGATGTTGGTGATTTGGagttagatgaagaaggagttgTTGTTGATAGGAAGAAACACACTGCTGCGCAGAAGAAGATGTATACGAGACATCACAGGATCAGAGGCATTCTTGTTGCTTCTTTACCTCACAAAGAGTACTTAAAGATGAGTGATAAAACTACTCCTAAAGTAAAGTTTGCTTCTCTGTGCTCTAACTATGAAGGAAACAAGAAATTCAAAGAAGCTAAAGCTACCATGTTGGTTCATCAATATGAGTTGTTCATGATGAAGGAGGATGAAGACATTGAGACTATGTACTCAAGGTTTCAGACTCTAGTCTTTGGACTTCAGATTCTGAAGAAAAACTATGTAGCTTATGATCATGTGAACAAGATTATAAGGAGCTTACTTGCTAAGTGGAGACCTAAGGagactgctattgaggaagctaaggatctaagtactataagtgttgaagatcttatCAGCTCTCTCAAATGTCATGAGATTGGTATCAATAAGCAAGAACCTGTTAGAAGGCCAAAACCTATTTCACTAAAGTTTAACGGAAAGTCTTTAAAATATCTCAAAGCAAATGAATATGAAGATGAGTCTCCTGCTGGATATTCTGATGAAGATCCTGCTGTTATTAAAGAAATGGCTATGCTCTCCAATAGACTTctgtatctggcaaggaagaaCAGGAAATTCTTGGGCAGAGGAAGTGGTTACAAAAGGCTCTAGAAAAGAAGATCAAAGTTGTTTCAACTTCAAGAAACATGGACACTTCATTTCTGATTGTCCTGAATTGCAGAACGAGAAATCAGAAGAGAAATCAAAGAAACCAACCTTCAAATCCAACAAGATTTGAATCGTGAATCTCTCAATTCTAAGATTGAAATCTTAACTCACATTGCTTTAGTTATTTGTCAAATTTGTTGTGATTGTTCGTGCAAAAATTCAATAgtcaattttatcaaacatgattttaataaactccaaaatattttccaaaagcTATTTGGAGACTTATTTATGTTCGATGACTGTTGAGATATTTTAATTAGGTGttgatattatgatgttttattcCGCGGTGATGATTTGAGAAAACTATTATTTATGCAATATGCTTGCTAATTTATTGAAGATGTAACATCTAAATTCTCGATATGCCGTATCATTAGCGTAATTTATCGCTTTTAGAGTTTATGGTGTTACATTTGTTATGTTGTGTATATTGGTGTTTGTACTCTTGGGGTACAGATACTTCGGACAAGGATCTCTAGGCTGCAGGATGCTTAGAAGATTGCGACGGGAATATACTTCTGTAGCTATAGTTCTGTTATTTACATAGTCAAATAAATACATGATCTGACCTGTAATACCAAGGTTGGGTCAAATGTTGAATGTCAATTTCTATGAAGTTTAAGTATTGAAAATCTTTATGTTGATTTTTACAATAACAGTTGAGGgccatatttgtttattttatggaaCATTTTTAAGTATTTCTCGTACTCcgaattataacaaaataattatgtgtttaaaatgaatgtttgatgaaaagatataacaacttttttgaatttaatttactcgcattattcattaaataaacgTTGGAAATTAGGGTGTTACAGAGAGTTGAATggataacaaaataattttatctaaaagtcaaacatattttaataatttttcctataaaaaaataatttttttagtggggGTGGGCCGTGGCCAACCTAGGCCCTAAAGGCCCTCCTCCACCGAGTTGCATGAACATTTCTCTTGGAATTGGTTCTTGGGGAAAAATTGGATTAACCTTGTCTAGTTTATAAATGGTATGCAAATCTTTTTTAATACCTTGATATGAGTTGATATATTAGAAttttgggttaatggtgctttacccccctgtaatataggtcatttttggttttcctccctgtaaaatatttttttttgatttaccgccctgtaaaatatttttttttttggaatacccccctaataggtcataaaaaaatgaaaaattctgcaaaaaaaaaaaaaagaaagtcgtttttttatgttCGATGACTTCTTGGAGACTTATTTATGTTCGATGACTGTTGGGATATTTTAATTA
It encodes:
- the LOC11420158 gene encoding protodermal factor 1, producing the protein MGKKITYVSFSMFTVLVALLSQYLVIPVISTTVEDPHSVFSDSLCPHRSTSPSHGSSSPPSHGSSSPPSHGGGYYTPTPPSTGCGYSPPHDPSTSTPSHNQTPSTPSNPPSSGGYYNSPPSTPTDPPVTLTPPSPSTPIDPGTPTVPTPPFLPSPSPFPGTCNYWRTHPGIIWGILGWWGNMGNAFGVTNIPGFSPGLTLPQALSNTRTDGLGALYREGTASFLNSLVNNKFPYTTDQVKDRFASSLHSNKAAATQAHLFKMANEGKMKPRP